aagcattgagctgatcttcctgtgctatgcagctgcttcccactagccatccattttacatttggtagtctcACTTTGGGTTTGACCAGTGCTTTCTTGTGATTGGAGCGAGGTTATGCATTTGTGGCAAGAACACCACAAAACTGGTGGTGTGTCCTTCTCAGTGCCTTGTCTCAGGGGTTCATTACAGGTGATGCCTGCCTTGACCTCTTGGTTAGGTTGGTGTCCGCAGGGTTTCTCTACTGCGAagtttctatttttccctttgtagttAATAAGTATCTTGGAGgaaatactttgagactatgtaaatcCTGTCCTCCCCACCCTACCCCGCCTCAGGACTTTTTGCCCACTGATTTTAACACATCCATTGGTAGATCTTGTCTGCAACAGTTCTTACTGTGGTATTTGTCTAATGGTAATTCTctatcttcctctttccttctacatttattcgTTGGAATTCTACTGTGAGGAAGAGTtgttctttttctcccatttatttatttcattatttatatctGGACTCATAGATGTTTATTTGTTCTGTGGTTAAAAACTCCACTAGCAGTGAACAatccaaagaggaaattaagaaaacagtttcatttatagtagcatcaaaaagaataaaatacttaggaataaatttaaacaaggagGTGCAAGACTTTTACACTAAAAActgcaaaacattgctgaaaggaaataaagaagacttaaatggaaagacattcatcttcctggattggaagactttatattgttaagatggcctTATCCtcgtgctccccacccccacaatgcaatgtacagattcagtgcgatctctatcaaaatcccaatggctttttatgcagaaatggaaaagctgattCTGAAATTCCTATGGAATTGCAAggaaccccaaatagccaaaacaatcttgaaaaagaacaaaattggaagactcattaatttcaaaacttatttcaaagctacagtaattaagacagtgtggtactgtcaTAAGGATAGACAATGGAtaggtcaatggaatagaattgagaatccagaaCTTAACTCATACATATatggttaattgattttttttccataaggGTGCAAAGGCCATGcaataggggaaaaaataatgctgggacaactggatatctgtatgcaaaataatgaagttgaacCCTTACCCCACACCGtatacagaaatcaactcaagatggatcaaagacctaaatgtaagagctaaactataaaaatcttagaagaaaacataggggttaatcttcatgaccttggatttggcaatggtttcttaggtatgacaccaaaatcacaagcagcaaaagaaaaaaaacaaacagataaattggactgttatggactgaatgtttgtgtccccttaaaattcatatgttgaaatcctaacccctaatgTGGTGGTATTAGGTGGGGCCTTTGGCTGGTAATTAGATCATGAGCATGAAACccttgtgaatgggattagtacccttaaaAGAAGAGACATGAGAGTTTGCTTGCTCTCTGCTCTCCGCCATGTGAGGATACGAGaaagcagctgtctgcaagccagacaGTGGGCTCTCACCACACACTGGATCTACTGATgctctgatcttggacttgccagcctgcAGAACTATGTAAATGTTTGTTGTATAAGCTAcatagtctgtggtatttgttatggcagcctgagcttaGATGCAGACTTGTTGTTTCTGTAGCTGGATAACTTAGATCTTATTCATCGGTCTGCTGAACTGTTCCTGTTTCAGAAACATAGATACCATCCAAAACTTTTTCTGATATCCTTGCTTTTAACTGTTATGGCTCATGAATCCAAGCAGCCGAGTTTGATACACGTTCACTGCCACCTCCTTCAAGAACTAACTCATCTTCCTGGGCTTGAGATAGTGAACAGGCAACGCCTGGCCTCATCCAAACCCTGCGGATGTATTTTTTGCCCAAGAAATTTTGGATTTCAACAAGAAGGCTATTCTTTTGAATGATAGTGTGGACGGGGAAGTGAGAGTTCAGAGACCGCATCTTGTAGCGGAAGCCCAGTGTGACACCCTTGATCGTGTTCCGTATGTGACTACAGATAGTGCCAGCGATAGCCAGGTCCTTTCTGTTTCCCCACCATTCGTCACCCCGGagcctctttctctttccaagGAGGCCGAGTTCTACATTAATGTGATTGAAGACCCTCCACAGGGTGCCCCTGGGGCCCTTCACAATAACCGTGTGTCCCTTCAGAGTGATGTCCACGTTTTCTGGAGTGTTAATAGTCTGCTAAAACTGGGCTTCATCCCCGCAGTAGATGCAGCAGAGAggacacagcttttttttttttttttttttggccacaccacacagcttgtgagatcttaattccccaaccagggattgaacccaggccctcggcagtgagggcacggagtcctaaccactggaccgccagggaagtcctgacatgGCTTATTTTAATCTGCTTCTGCCCTGAAGAATACGAATGGGAGAGAGAAGTAATCCACCAAGGTTCTTCGAGTGCCTACGGTGCACTCTGTGCAGTTTTACCCATATTATCCTCCCAGTGGCCCTTTCAGAGTTATCAGTGATGATGATTCTCCATTTTAGACAAGAAAGCAGCTGAAGGAAGTTGAGTGTTGCCCAAAGTCATAGAACTGTAAGTGGCATAGCAATTTTGAActcgtttttatttttctttagaccTATGCCCTCATTTTCCCTTTAGGCCCTTCTGGATCCTCTtctccccccgccgcccccatCACTGCCATTTTGCACCTTCTCCCATCAAGAAGCCATCCTAAGCCAGCCTCTGTCCAACCGTGAGCTGCGCTGGCCAGAATCTGTACTGTTCATTTTGGCAAGGAAGTAACTGTGTGTCTTGTCTCTTTCCATAGAAGGGCAGGGGACATCCCCTGACCTAGTTTGTCTTCGCCTGTTTAGCTGGCAGGGTGCTGGGCACGTGACCTACCTGATGGACGTGGAagagccactctttttttttttttttaatataaatttatttattcatttatttttggctgcgttgggtctttgttgctgcacacgggctttctctagttgcagcaagcgggggctactcttcgctgcggtgcgcgggcttctcattgcggtggcttctcttgttgtggagcctgggctctaggcgcacaggctccagtagttgtggcacatggtcttagtagttgtggcgcacgggcttagttgctccgcggcatgtgggatcttcccggaccagggctcgaacccgtgtcccctgcattggcagatggattcttaaccacggtgccaccagggaagtcccagagccaCTCTTGATATGAGTGGAGTGTTTCTCCTCAAGACAATTTCACTTTGGACAGTTGTCTTCAAATCAACATTACCATCAATATTTCTATGGTACTTTGCGGAATGTTTCCACAAGCATTATTTGTGCAAAAGCCAAACAAGGATTAAAGGTCCaccttgtgggcttccctggtggtgcagtggttaagaatccatctgccaatgcaggagacacgggttcgagccctggtccgggaagagcccacatgctatggagcaactaagcccgtgagccacaactactgaagcccgagtgcctagagcccatgctccgcaacaagagaagccaccgcaatgagaagcccgtgtacctcaacgaagagtagcccccactctccgcaactagagaaagcccctgcacagcaacgaagacccaatgcagccaaaaataaattaaaaaaaaaaaaaaaaaaaaaagcccactttGTTGGCTAAGGCTCAGTGAGAAGTAATTTGCTAAGGTGGTGGTCAAGCCAGTCTCCAAATTTGGTTCTCTGAACTGCTGCCAAGTCCCACACCCTTTTCACTATGTCCCCCTGACccagtttttctgttttataatccAATGGACTggagagaaatcagagaaaagatgGGGCTGTTTGGTTCCCCTCAATGTTATGGTCCCTTCTCTGTCAAACCACTTCTAGTTAGAAAAGTCATGATTTTTAGTTGAAATTCGAATATTACTTTCGGAAAGTGGTCTTGGTTTCCTATGATATGACTGAAAAATAGAGTCATATTTCCAGAGTCAATAGATGATTAAAGAAAAGTAGTTACTCCCTTTCTCTAGGGGATACTAAATGGAGGCATTTGGAAATTTGATGTAATACTGTCATtgtgaaggaataaataaataacggtaggtaggtttttatttattttgttttgttttattttcctgtgaAGATGGTTTGGAACAAGGACAGGTTACTCTTCACGCCAGAGCAGACAGGTGAGTTTGGACAGAGGTGCCATCACCTTTCCATTCTGGCCGGTGGAAGTTGACAAAGACTAAGCTGACCTTGTCTGCTGATGGTAGAAAAATGCGGACAGAGGAGCACCGGGGTTTGGCAGGGGTTCCAAGTCCTAACCTGTGTGTTCTTAAAGCCCAGAAGTGCTGTTGCTGGGCCTTTTTGAGTCATTTCAGACCTTCCGAGCTCTCTTCTGGTCTGCCCTCTGCCAGGCACCGTCTCCTGTCTCCTCACGGTAGCTTCTGGGGCCTGTGTCCACCCCACCACCTTCCATCCCTTTAGTTAGAGGACTTGTATTGCATCAGGTATAAGGACCCAGATGTAAGTGAAGGTGAGCGCATCAAGAATGGTTGAAAGATGATGAATTGAAACTCAACGTGCTCCTGTTGGCAGCGGttgggggagggcagtgggggaggg
This DNA window, taken from Balaenoptera ricei isolate mBalRic1 chromosome 15, mBalRic1.hap2, whole genome shotgun sequence, encodes the following:
- the LOC132349085 gene encoding large ribosomal subunit protein uL6-like, with amino-acid sequence MCSILSVQTINTPENVDITLKGHTVIVKGPRGTLWRVFNHINVELGLLGKRKRLRGDEWWGNRKDLAIAGTICSHIRNTIKGVTLGFRYKMRSLNSHFPVHTIIQKNSLLVEIQNFLGKKYIRRVWMRPGVACSLSQAQEDELVLEGGGSERVSNSAAWIHEP